Proteins encoded within one genomic window of Gadus chalcogrammus isolate NIFS_2021 chromosome 6, NIFS_Gcha_1.0, whole genome shotgun sequence:
- the LOC130384667 gene encoding ankycorbin-like isoform X1, translating into MQKVEEPAGLYTNLKMCNTKALSPHPGDADFQGTNGRSIIQTSKQAHAEEEKQLKDNEEALSTITNSSCVKNAHGDPPSSVDKRDSYESDIKNSATSLFPDTCLMTLERQNDLQLGQKDLPEDASAENDACPTHPLHEEGLLTNQESAHPTMFPKDDLCSPCTSDSDCTMISEQDYIDPFGNLGAEVNEASSYSVNAIKQTQHQDKGLEPFESCNEGNGLLQDSDIGHARIDIGTENISIHDFVSQVSLKKRKKKRDGNPTRLLLRKKRPLKQSNKWISNDTNYVPKKSKAHSTSRTGREMRHLNKRNGLGETGLQLACKKGDLALVKTLIEAGSNVNTKDNAGWTPLHEASVAGDEAVTEELLRAGADVNARGLEGFTPLHDAVSSGSYQVVKLLLKYGSDSNFKYTHGLSSLNMAQDVNIKELLSTFPGSIVCNQPSNPVQESSWNSVGGCSHPSSGPGPDNQAETTDAINVKMVNEMGSPLCRMQDSTPDTQKHSDCTALSLDELENRLTEMSTRDISVLEDAGRLSIALTKTQSVFNDILAKHQAKKDSLTHKIASATVCQRVLRKELTSLASLQRRLLSLLQQHHHLQEKIQSRKAISSSCLPHSVTESQQPGLPSTSTVSRHVSELTKKQGVSGRLEVRHGSGQKGGKMNRNSALKQALKGRLLPGLLLGLPGEATDKGKGHPHGRKSTIRICQRKTVNTVKDPIPTMSDTAGLREYSGTGRDPRVVLSPGGGALHLLWKENLFYQAPDNPLPLSSIFLNPGKVNAEMETTGTDNPDNPKEDSPSAVVTTMHLPMEIKSIHLVRDEELMPNRTMELKWELFLQNSNWD; encoded by the exons ATGcagaaagtggaagaaccagcaGGATTATACACAAATCTTAAAATGTGTAACACAAAAGCACTTTCTCCTCACCCTGGAGATGCTGATTTCCAAGGAACCAATGGAAGAAGCATAATACAAACCAGTAAGCAAGCTCATGCCGAAGAGGAGAAACAATTGAAGGACAATGAAGAGGCATTATCAACCATTACAAATTCGTCATGTGTCAAGAATGCACATGGCGACCCCCCTTCGTCTGTTGATAAGAGGGACTCTTATGAAAGTGATATAAAAAATTCTGCAACATCACTATTTCCAGACACATGCTTAATGACCCTTGAGAGGCAAAATGACCTCCAGTTAGGACAGAAAGACCTTCCTGAAGATGCATCTGCAGAGAACGATGCATGCCCAACTCATCCTTTGCACGAGGAAGGCCTACTGACAAACCAAGAGTCAGCTCATCCAACTATGTTCCCAAAAGATGACCTTTGTTCACCTTGCACAAGTGACTCAGACTGCACTATGATTTCAGAACAAGATTACATTGACCCATTTGGTAATTTAGGGGCTGAGGTGAATGAAGCATCTTCATACTCAGTCAATGCAATCAAGCAGACCCAACATCAGGATAAAGGCTTGGAGCCATTTGAGAGTTGTAATGAGGGAAATGGCCTGCTGCAGGATTCTGACATTGGCCATGCTAGAATCGATATTGGAACTGAAAACATATCAATACATGATTTTGTTTCACAAGTCAgtttaaagaaaagaaaaaaaaagagagatggAAATCCAACAAGACTTCTCCTACGCAAGAAAAGACCACtgaaacaatcaaacaaatgGATATCCAATGACACAAATTATGTGCCTAAAAAAAGCAAAGCTCATAGTACATCTCGGACAG GTAGAGAGATGAGGCACCTCAACAAAAGAAATGGCCTTGGAGAGACTGGTTTACAGTTGGCATGCAAAAAAGGAGATTTGGCACTTGTCAAAACCCTTATAGAAGCTGGATCAAATGTCAACACGAAAGACAATGCCG GCTGGACGCCCCTTCACGAGGCCAGTGTTGCTGGCGACGAGGCTGTGACAGAGGAACTATTGCGGGCTGGAGCCGATGTTAATGCTAGGGGGCTTGAGGGATTTACACCCTTACATGATGCTGTGTCATCTGGCAGTTATCAG GTTGTGAAGCTCCTCCTCAAGTATGGTTCGGATTCTAATTTCAAGTATACCCATGGACTGAGTTCCTTGAATATGGCTCAGGATGTAAACATCAAAGAGCTCCTCTCGACATTCCCAGGAAGTATTGTCTGCAATCAGCCTAGCAACCCTGTTCAAG AGTCCTCATGGAATTCAGTAGGTGGCTGCTCTCACCCTagctctggtcctggtcctgataACCAAGCTGAGACCACAGATGCCATCAATGTAAAGATGGTCAATGAGATGGGTAGCCCTCTGTGCAGAATGCAAGACAGCACACCTGATACT CAGAAGCACTCTGATTGCACAGCTTTATCGTTGGACGAGCTGGAGAACAGGCTGACAGAAATGTCAACCAGGGACATATCGGTGCTAGAGGACGCAG GCAGGCTAAGTATAGCACTGACAAAAACTCAGAGTGTGTTCAATGATATATTGGCCAAACACCAAGCCAAGAAGGATTCCCTCACACACAA GATTGCGTCTGCCACCGTCTGCCAACGTGTGTTGAGAAAGGAGCTCACATCTCTAGCATCACTCCAGAGGAGGCTGCTGTccctcctccagcagcaccaTCATTTGCAAGAGAAAATCCAGTCGAGGAAGGCCATCTCATCTTCTTGTTTGCCTCACAGCGTCACTGAGAGCCAGCAACCAGGCCTGCCATCTACTTCCACAGTTTCCAGACATGTATCAGAACTCACTAAGAAGCAAGGTGTTTCAGGGAGGTTGGAGGTCCGCCACGGTTCAGGCCAGAAAGGTGGGAAGATGAACCGCAACTCTGCTCTGAAGCAGGCTCTGAAGGGCAGACTTCTCCCCGGGCTGTTACTGGGTCTACCTGGGGAAGCCACTGACAAAGGCAAAGGCCATCCACACGGGAGGAAATCCACCATTAGGATCTGCCAGCGAAAAACGGTTAACACCGTGAAAGACCCAATCCCAACAATGAGTGACACAGCAGGGCTGAGAGAATATTCTGGAACGGGCAGGGACCCGAGAGTGGTGCTCTCCCCAGGTGGTGGTGCTCTACACCTGCTTTGGAAG GAAAACTTGTTTTATCAGGCACCCGACAACCCACTGCCCCTCTCCAGTATCTTCTTGAACCCGGGGAAGGTCAATGCTGAAATGGAGACGACTGGGACTGACAACCCTGACAACCCTAAAGAGGACAGCCCTAGTGCAG TTGTGACTACGATGCATCTTCCGATGGAGATTAAGAGCATCCATTTGGTCCGTGATGAGGAGTTAATGCCAAACAGGACGATGGAGCTGAAGTGGGAATTGTTTTTACAGAATTCTAATTGGGATTAA
- the LOC130384667 gene encoding uncharacterized protein LOC130384667 isoform X2: protein MQKVEEPAGLYTNLKMCNTKALSPHPGDADFQGTNGRSIIQTSKQAHAEEEKQLKDNEEALSTITNSSCVKNAHGDPPSSVDKRDSYESDIKNSATSLFPDTCLMTLERQNDLQLGQKDLPEDASAENDACPTHPLHEEGLLTNQESAHPTMFPKDDLCSPCTSDSDCTMISEQDYIDPFGNLGAEVNEASSYSVNAIKQTQHQDKGLEPFESCNEGNGLLQDSDIGHARIDIGTENISIHDFVSQVSLKKRKKKRDGNPTRLLLRKKRPLKQSNKWISNDTNYVPKKSKAHSTSRTGREMRHLNKRNGLGETGLQLACKKGDLALVKTLIEAGSNVNTKDNAGWTPLHEASVAGDEAVTEELLRAGADVNARGLEGFTPLHDAVSSGSYQVVKLLLKYGSDSNFKYTHGLSSLNMAQDVNIKELLSTFPGSIVCNQPSNPVQESSWNSVGGCSHPSSGPGPDNQAETTDAINVKMVNEMGSPLCRMQDSTPDTKHSDCTALSLDELENRLTEMSTRDISVLEDAGRLSIALTKTQSVFNDILAKHQAKKDSLTHKIASATVCQRVLRKELTSLASLQRRLLSLLQQHHHLQEKIQSRKAISSSCLPHSVTESQQPGLPSTSTVSRHVSELTKKQGVSGRLEVRHGSGQKGGKMNRNSALKQALKGRLLPGLLLGLPGEATDKGKGHPHGRKSTIRICQRKTVNTVKDPIPTMSDTAGLREYSGTGRDPRVVLSPGGGALHLLWKENLFYQAPDNPLPLSSIFLNPGKVNAEMETTGTDNPDNPKEDSPSAVVTTMHLPMEIKSIHLVRDEELMPNRTMELKWELFLQNSNWD from the exons ATGcagaaagtggaagaaccagcaGGATTATACACAAATCTTAAAATGTGTAACACAAAAGCACTTTCTCCTCACCCTGGAGATGCTGATTTCCAAGGAACCAATGGAAGAAGCATAATACAAACCAGTAAGCAAGCTCATGCCGAAGAGGAGAAACAATTGAAGGACAATGAAGAGGCATTATCAACCATTACAAATTCGTCATGTGTCAAGAATGCACATGGCGACCCCCCTTCGTCTGTTGATAAGAGGGACTCTTATGAAAGTGATATAAAAAATTCTGCAACATCACTATTTCCAGACACATGCTTAATGACCCTTGAGAGGCAAAATGACCTCCAGTTAGGACAGAAAGACCTTCCTGAAGATGCATCTGCAGAGAACGATGCATGCCCAACTCATCCTTTGCACGAGGAAGGCCTACTGACAAACCAAGAGTCAGCTCATCCAACTATGTTCCCAAAAGATGACCTTTGTTCACCTTGCACAAGTGACTCAGACTGCACTATGATTTCAGAACAAGATTACATTGACCCATTTGGTAATTTAGGGGCTGAGGTGAATGAAGCATCTTCATACTCAGTCAATGCAATCAAGCAGACCCAACATCAGGATAAAGGCTTGGAGCCATTTGAGAGTTGTAATGAGGGAAATGGCCTGCTGCAGGATTCTGACATTGGCCATGCTAGAATCGATATTGGAACTGAAAACATATCAATACATGATTTTGTTTCACAAGTCAgtttaaagaaaagaaaaaaaaagagagatggAAATCCAACAAGACTTCTCCTACGCAAGAAAAGACCACtgaaacaatcaaacaaatgGATATCCAATGACACAAATTATGTGCCTAAAAAAAGCAAAGCTCATAGTACATCTCGGACAG GTAGAGAGATGAGGCACCTCAACAAAAGAAATGGCCTTGGAGAGACTGGTTTACAGTTGGCATGCAAAAAAGGAGATTTGGCACTTGTCAAAACCCTTATAGAAGCTGGATCAAATGTCAACACGAAAGACAATGCCG GCTGGACGCCCCTTCACGAGGCCAGTGTTGCTGGCGACGAGGCTGTGACAGAGGAACTATTGCGGGCTGGAGCCGATGTTAATGCTAGGGGGCTTGAGGGATTTACACCCTTACATGATGCTGTGTCATCTGGCAGTTATCAG GTTGTGAAGCTCCTCCTCAAGTATGGTTCGGATTCTAATTTCAAGTATACCCATGGACTGAGTTCCTTGAATATGGCTCAGGATGTAAACATCAAAGAGCTCCTCTCGACATTCCCAGGAAGTATTGTCTGCAATCAGCCTAGCAACCCTGTTCAAG AGTCCTCATGGAATTCAGTAGGTGGCTGCTCTCACCCTagctctggtcctggtcctgataACCAAGCTGAGACCACAGATGCCATCAATGTAAAGATGGTCAATGAGATGGGTAGCCCTCTGTGCAGAATGCAAGACAGCACACCTGATACT AAGCACTCTGATTGCACAGCTTTATCGTTGGACGAGCTGGAGAACAGGCTGACAGAAATGTCAACCAGGGACATATCGGTGCTAGAGGACGCAG GCAGGCTAAGTATAGCACTGACAAAAACTCAGAGTGTGTTCAATGATATATTGGCCAAACACCAAGCCAAGAAGGATTCCCTCACACACAA GATTGCGTCTGCCACCGTCTGCCAACGTGTGTTGAGAAAGGAGCTCACATCTCTAGCATCACTCCAGAGGAGGCTGCTGTccctcctccagcagcaccaTCATTTGCAAGAGAAAATCCAGTCGAGGAAGGCCATCTCATCTTCTTGTTTGCCTCACAGCGTCACTGAGAGCCAGCAACCAGGCCTGCCATCTACTTCCACAGTTTCCAGACATGTATCAGAACTCACTAAGAAGCAAGGTGTTTCAGGGAGGTTGGAGGTCCGCCACGGTTCAGGCCAGAAAGGTGGGAAGATGAACCGCAACTCTGCTCTGAAGCAGGCTCTGAAGGGCAGACTTCTCCCCGGGCTGTTACTGGGTCTACCTGGGGAAGCCACTGACAAAGGCAAAGGCCATCCACACGGGAGGAAATCCACCATTAGGATCTGCCAGCGAAAAACGGTTAACACCGTGAAAGACCCAATCCCAACAATGAGTGACACAGCAGGGCTGAGAGAATATTCTGGAACGGGCAGGGACCCGAGAGTGGTGCTCTCCCCAGGTGGTGGTGCTCTACACCTGCTTTGGAAG GAAAACTTGTTTTATCAGGCACCCGACAACCCACTGCCCCTCTCCAGTATCTTCTTGAACCCGGGGAAGGTCAATGCTGAAATGGAGACGACTGGGACTGACAACCCTGACAACCCTAAAGAGGACAGCCCTAGTGCAG TTGTGACTACGATGCATCTTCCGATGGAGATTAAGAGCATCCATTTGGTCCGTGATGAGGAGTTAATGCCAAACAGGACGATGGAGCTGAAGTGGGAATTGTTTTTACAGAATTCTAATTGGGATTAA